Proteins encoded in a region of the Roseateles sp. SL47 genome:
- a CDS encoding phosphatidate cytidylyltransferase, whose protein sequence is MLLPRIITALVLLALLLPALFAPTPLPFALLTLVMIAAGGWEWSRLNGRPGAAALAFGAGLAVVCGLCLYALGFALPAWCWWIAGGLWVLGGAQALKTGVAGWPQLSVGLRLTLGAVLLWAAWLALISARARGINFLLSAMCLVWMADIAAYIFGKLLGRRKLAPAISPGKSWEGALGGLLGVVVMAMVWVHVIDVHLPVDGPSLYQILVKRLGWLSLLAIVFLTAMSVVGDLFESLVKRAAGAKDSSQLLPGHGGVLDRVDALLPVLPLAMALSSL, encoded by the coding sequence ATGCTGTTGCCCCGCATCATCACAGCCCTCGTGCTGCTTGCCCTGCTGCTGCCGGCGCTGTTCGCGCCCACGCCGCTGCCTTTTGCCCTGCTGACCCTGGTGATGATCGCTGCGGGCGGCTGGGAATGGTCCCGCCTCAATGGTCGTCCCGGCGCTGCCGCGCTGGCGTTTGGTGCCGGGCTGGCCGTGGTCTGCGGGCTGTGCCTGTATGCCCTGGGTTTTGCGCTGCCAGCCTGGTGCTGGTGGATCGCCGGCGGCCTGTGGGTGCTGGGCGGTGCGCAAGCGCTCAAGACCGGCGTGGCGGGCTGGCCGCAGCTGTCGGTGGGGCTGCGTCTGACGCTGGGCGCGGTGCTGCTGTGGGCCGCCTGGCTGGCCCTGATCAGTGCGCGGGCGCGCGGCATCAACTTCCTGCTGTCGGCCATGTGCCTGGTGTGGATGGCCGACATCGCCGCCTACATCTTCGGTAAGCTCCTGGGGCGCCGTAAACTCGCCCCGGCCATCAGCCCGGGCAAGAGCTGGGAAGGCGCGCTCGGCGGTCTGCTGGGGGTGGTGGTGATGGCCATGGTGTGGGTGCATGTGATCGACGTGCACCTGCCGGTGGATGGTCCCAGCCTCTACCAGATTTTGGTGAAACGGCTGGGCTGGCTCTCCTTGCTGGCCATTGTCTTTTTGACCGCCATGAGCGTGGTCGGTGATCTGTTTGAATCCCTGGTCAAACGTGCCGCCGGCGCCAAGGACAGCAGTCAGCTGCTGCCGGGGCATGGCGGCGTGCTGGACCGTGTTGATGCGCTGCTGCCGGTCCTGCCGCTGGCCATGGCTTTGAGTTCCCTGTGA
- the fabZ gene encoding 3-hydroxyacyl-ACP dehydratase FabZ — MNESSKIDIHGILAKLPHRYPILLVDRVLEVEKGVRIRALKNVSINEPFFQGHFPHHPVMPGVLILEALAQAATLLAVQSYDFSLDENHVVYFAGIDGARFKRPVEPGDQLILDVTLERAKAGIYKFGAKALVGTDIVAEAGLMCTMRRLDC; from the coding sequence ATGAACGAGAGCAGCAAAATCGACATTCACGGCATCCTGGCGAAGCTGCCGCACCGCTATCCCATCCTGCTGGTGGACCGTGTGCTGGAAGTGGAGAAGGGCGTGCGCATCCGCGCGCTGAAGAACGTCAGCATCAACGAGCCATTCTTCCAGGGGCACTTCCCGCATCACCCGGTGATGCCGGGTGTGCTCATCCTTGAGGCGCTGGCCCAGGCCGCCACGCTGCTGGCGGTGCAGAGCTACGACTTCTCGCTGGATGAGAACCATGTGGTGTACTTTGCCGGCATCGACGGCGCGCGTTTCAAGCGACCGGTGGAGCCGGGTGATCAGTTGATCCTGGATGTCACGTTGGAGCGTGCCAAGGCCGGCATCTACAAGTTTGGCGCCAAGGCTCTGGTGGGCACCGACATCGTGGCCGAAGCCGGCCTGATGTGCACCATGCGCCGTCTGGACTGCTGA
- the lpxA gene encoding acyl-ACP--UDP-N-acetylglucosamine O-acyltransferase: MAKIHATALVDPKAQIDADVEIGPYAVIGPDVRIGAGTRIGPHTVVEGRTTIGRDNRIYQFASIGAMPQDMSHGGEVTELVIGDRNTIREFCTFNTGTFKEQGVTRVGSDNWIMAYVHLAHDVVLGDHCVLANNATLAGHVHVGDWATIGGLTGVHQFVHIGAHAMIGFQGHVAQDVAPYMTVDGNPLTVRAVNLTGLRRRGFSNERIGSIRQMHKLLFRDGLTLEQSVQQIEALKAGQDTETVADVQLMLDFLAAAKRGLVR, encoded by the coding sequence ATGGCCAAGATTCACGCCACCGCCCTTGTGGACCCGAAAGCCCAGATCGACGCGGATGTCGAGATCGGCCCGTATGCGGTCATCGGCCCGGACGTCCGCATCGGCGCCGGCACGCGGATCGGCCCGCACACGGTGGTGGAGGGCCGCACCACCATCGGCCGCGACAACCGTATCTATCAGTTCGCCTCCATTGGCGCCATGCCGCAGGACATGAGCCACGGCGGCGAAGTGACCGAGCTGGTGATTGGTGACCGCAACACCATCCGTGAGTTCTGCACCTTCAACACCGGCACCTTCAAGGAGCAGGGCGTCACGCGGGTGGGCTCGGACAACTGGATCATGGCCTATGTGCATCTGGCCCATGATGTGGTGCTGGGTGACCACTGCGTGCTGGCCAACAATGCCACGCTGGCCGGCCACGTGCATGTGGGCGATTGGGCCACCATCGGCGGCCTGACGGGCGTGCATCAGTTCGTGCACATCGGTGCCCACGCCATGATCGGCTTCCAGGGCCATGTGGCGCAGGATGTCGCGCCCTACATGACGGTGGATGGCAACCCGCTCACCGTGCGGGCGGTCAACCTCACCGGATTGCGCCGTCGCGGCTTCAGCAACGAGCGCATCGGCAGCATCCGCCAGATGCACAAATTGCTGTTCCGGGACGGACTGACGCTGGAGCAGTCGGTGCAGCAGATCGAAGCCCTGAAGGCGGGGCAGGACACCGAGACGGTGGCAGATGTGCAGCTGATGCTGGACTTCCTTGCCGCTGCCAAGCGCGGGCTCGTTCGCTGA
- a CDS encoding OmpH family outer membrane protein: MKSTLLKMVAAVALTAATALAAQAQDLKIGYVNSERILRETNLAKASEAKLQAEFSRREKTLLEQEGKLRSAAEKLDKEGPALTETERARRQRELIEQDRDLQRKRREFNEDVAQRKNEELAAVIEKANKVIKQIFEQDKYDLIVQDAVHASARVDITKKVIDALNAQKP; the protein is encoded by the coding sequence ATGAAGAGCACGCTGTTGAAGATGGTGGCCGCTGTCGCCCTGACAGCAGCCACGGCTTTGGCTGCCCAGGCCCAGGACCTCAAGATCGGCTACGTCAACAGCGAGCGGATCCTGCGCGAAACCAATCTGGCCAAGGCGTCGGAAGCCAAGCTGCAGGCGGAATTCAGCCGTCGTGAAAAGACCTTGCTGGAGCAGGAAGGCAAGCTGCGCTCTGCGGCTGAGAAGCTGGACAAGGAAGGTCCGGCACTGACGGAAACCGAACGGGCCCGGCGCCAAAGAGAACTCATCGAGCAGGACCGTGACCTGCAGCGCAAGCGTCGCGAATTCAACGAAGACGTGGCTCAGCGCAAGAACGAAGAGCTGGCCGCCGTGATTGAAAAGGCCAACAAGGTGATCAAGCAGATCTTTGAACAGGACAAGTACGACCTGATCGTGCAGGACGCCGTCCACGCCAGCGCGCGTGTGGACATCACCAAGAAGGTGATCGACGCCCTGAATGCTCAAAAGCCCTGA
- the uppS gene encoding polyprenyl diphosphate synthase, protein MSAEKKAGVPRHVAIVMDGNGRWAKKRFLPRFFGHKQGVDALVRVVQACIDREIEYLTVFAFSSENWKRPSDEVSGLMGLVLAAVSRYLARMGAMGVRIRIVGDREAVSDKLRAAWAEAETTTAHNSKLTLNVAFNYGGRWDIVQACRQAIEAGVSAQELTEAKLSEFMAMSYAPDPDLFIRTGGELRISNFMLWQTAYTEFVFSDCLWPEFGEAQLDEAIAAFQARDRRFGGVNVPGVAGVTQEA, encoded by the coding sequence GTGAGCGCAGAAAAAAAGGCGGGAGTGCCCCGCCATGTGGCCATCGTCATGGATGGCAACGGACGCTGGGCCAAGAAGCGCTTTCTTCCGCGCTTTTTCGGCCACAAGCAGGGGGTGGATGCGCTGGTGCGCGTGGTGCAGGCCTGCATCGATCGTGAGATCGAGTACCTGACCGTCTTCGCCTTCTCCAGCGAGAACTGGAAGCGCCCCAGCGACGAAGTCTCCGGCCTGATGGGGCTGGTGCTGGCGGCGGTCTCCCGCTATTTGGCCCGCATGGGCGCGATGGGCGTGCGCATCCGCATCGTGGGGGACCGGGAAGCCGTGTCCGACAAGCTGCGGGCGGCCTGGGCGGAAGCCGAGACCACCACGGCCCACAACAGCAAGCTGACGCTGAATGTCGCTTTCAACTATGGCGGCCGCTGGGACATCGTCCAGGCCTGCCGCCAGGCGATTGAAGCGGGCGTGTCGGCCCAGGAGCTGACCGAAGCGAAGCTGTCCGAGTTCATGGCGATGAGCTATGCACCGGACCCGGACCTGTTCATCCGCACGGGCGGGGAACTGCGCATCAGCAACTTCATGCTGTGGCAGACCGCCTATACCGAGTTTGTGTTCTCCGACTGCCTCTGGCCGGAATTTGGCGAGGCCCAGCTTGACGAGGCGATCGCGGCCTTCCAGGCGCGTGATCGTCGCTTCGGTGGGGTCAATGTGCCGGGTGTCGCTGGCGTCACCCAGGAAGCCTGA
- the bamA gene encoding outer membrane protein assembly factor BamA, whose amino-acid sequence MSRFLPEPMRPQVIQLAVLAAAMHTGAAWAVEPFVLKDIRVEGLQRTDPGTVFAALPFRIGDTYNDEKGAAALRALFATGLFKDVRINIDTDAVVVVIEERPIIANVSFVGLKEFDTEALSKSLKDVGIGEGKPFDKALADRAEQELKRQYLTRSLYGAEVTTTITPIERNRVNVSFQVTEGEPAKIAEIRILGSKVFSESTLLGLLEQTTSGWLTWYTKTDRYSRAKLNADLETIRSYYLNRGYLEFNVDSTQVTISPDKQSISIAVTVSEGQPYTVSAIKMEGEFLGREEEFKRLIALKAGQPYQGEAVAQTTRNFQDLYGTFGYAFARVESRPEIDRATGQVVVTFVGEPQRRVYVRRVLVSGNTRTRDEVIRREFRQFESAWYDGARIKASRDRVERLGYFKDVTVDTTEVPGSPDQVDVTLTVTERPTGNIQIGAGYSSASKLSLSGSISQENVFGSGNYLGIQLNTASTGRSLGVSTVDPYFTVDGISRAVDVFYRTTKPINNLGEQYELASYGGSVKFGVPFSEVDTVFFGIGAEQTRITTSKGLPNSYLLFENAFGGSAVSIPLTIGWKADNRDSVITPSAGTMKRVNLETSVVGDSRYAIANLQYQQFIPLGRKFSLMVNGEVAWGEGLMGRPYPIFKNFYGGGLGSVRVFESGTLGPVDVTGSYTGGNRKFNLNTELYVPVPGAGNDKSFRLFAFFDVGNVWGTDEKLKLDETRAAGGIGISWLSPMGPLRLSYGTPIRKQRTDRIERFQFQIGTSF is encoded by the coding sequence ATGTCCCGATTCCTGCCTGAGCCAATGCGCCCCCAAGTGATCCAACTGGCGGTGCTGGCCGCCGCGATGCACACCGGTGCCGCCTGGGCCGTTGAGCCCTTCGTCCTCAAGGACATCCGCGTCGAAGGCCTGCAACGGACCGACCCCGGCACGGTGTTCGCGGCCCTGCCGTTCCGCATCGGCGACACCTACAACGACGAAAAGGGCGCGGCTGCACTGCGGGCCCTGTTCGCCACCGGCCTGTTCAAGGACGTCCGCATCAACATCGACACCGATGCGGTGGTGGTGGTGATCGAGGAACGTCCGATCATTGCCAATGTCAGCTTCGTCGGCCTGAAGGAATTCGACACCGAAGCACTGAGCAAGTCCCTCAAGGACGTCGGCATCGGCGAAGGCAAGCCGTTCGACAAGGCCCTGGCCGACCGCGCCGAGCAGGAACTCAAGCGTCAATACCTCACCCGCAGCCTGTATGGCGCGGAGGTGACCACGACCATCACCCCGATCGAGCGCAATCGCGTCAACGTGAGCTTCCAGGTCACGGAAGGCGAGCCGGCCAAGATTGCGGAGATCCGCATCCTGGGCAGCAAGGTCTTCAGCGAAAGCACCCTGCTGGGCCTGCTGGAGCAGACCACCAGCGGCTGGCTCACCTGGTACACCAAGACCGACCGCTATTCCCGCGCCAAGCTGAATGCGGACCTGGAAACCATCCGCTCGTACTACCTGAACCGTGGTTATCTCGAATTCAACGTCGATTCCACGCAGGTGACCATCTCGCCGGACAAGCAAAGCATCAGCATTGCCGTCACCGTCAGCGAAGGCCAGCCCTACACGGTCAGCGCCATCAAGATGGAAGGTGAGTTCCTGGGCCGGGAGGAAGAATTCAAGCGCCTGATCGCCCTCAAGGCCGGCCAGCCCTACCAGGGTGAAGCCGTGGCTCAGACGACGCGCAACTTCCAGGACCTGTACGGCACCTTCGGTTATGCGTTTGCCCGTGTGGAAAGCCGTCCGGAGATCGACCGTGCCACCGGCCAGGTGGTGGTGACTTTCGTGGGCGAGCCGCAGCGCCGGGTGTATGTGCGCCGAGTGCTGGTCTCCGGCAACACGCGCACCCGTGACGAAGTCATCCGCCGCGAATTCCGTCAGTTCGAATCCGCCTGGTATGACGGTGCCCGTATCAAGGCCTCGCGGGATCGCGTCGAGCGTCTGGGCTACTTCAAGGACGTCACCGTCGACACCACCGAAGTGCCGGGCTCGCCCGACCAGGTGGATGTGACCCTGACCGTCACCGAGCGCCCCACCGGCAACATCCAGATCGGCGCCGGTTATTCCAGCGCCAGCAAGCTGTCGCTGTCCGGGTCGATCTCCCAGGAAAACGTCTTCGGTTCCGGCAACTATCTGGGGATCCAGCTGAACACGGCCAGCACCGGCCGCTCGCTGGGCGTGTCCACGGTGGACCCGTATTTCACGGTGGACGGCATCTCACGCGCGGTGGACGTGTTCTACCGCACCACAAAGCCGATCAACAACCTGGGTGAACAGTACGAACTGGCGTCCTACGGTGGTTCGGTCAAGTTCGGTGTGCCGTTCTCCGAAGTTGACACTGTGTTCTTTGGTATTGGCGCCGAACAGACCCGTATCACCACCTCCAAGGGCCTCCCCAACAGCTACCTGCTGTTTGAAAATGCTTTTGGCGGCTCGGCCGTGTCCATCCCGCTGACCATCGGCTGGAAGGCCGACAACCGCGACAGCGTCATCACCCCGTCAGCGGGCACGATGAAGCGGGTGAACCTGGAAACCAGCGTGGTGGGGGACTCCCGCTACGCCATCGCCAACCTGCAGTACCAGCAGTTCATTCCGCTGGGCCGCAAGTTCTCGCTGATGGTCAACGGTGAAGTCGCCTGGGGTGAGGGCCTGATGGGCCGCCCCTACCCGATCTTCAAGAACTTCTACGGCGGCGGCCTGGGGTCGGTGCGGGTGTTCGAATCCGGCACGCTGGGTCCGGTGGACGTCACCGGCTCCTACACCGGCGGCAACCGCAAGTTCAACCTGAACACCGAGCTGTATGTGCCGGTGCCGGGCGCGGGCAACGACAAGAGCTTCCGCCTGTTCGCGTTCTTCGACGTTGGCAACGTCTGGGGGACGGACGAAAAGCTGAAGCTCGACGAGACCCGAGCCGCAGGTGGTATCGGTATCAGCTGGCTGTCGCCGATGGGTCCGCTGCGCCTCAGTTACGGTACGCCAATCAGGAAGCAACGGACGGATAGAATCGAGAGATTCCAATTCCAGATCGGGACGTCATTCTGA
- the lpxD gene encoding UDP-3-O-(3-hydroxymyristoyl)glucosamine N-acyltransferase codes for MKQVTVADLIAALGGVSVGASQTALQRIAPLEEAGADAIAFLSNPKYASQLATTQAACVIVAPAMQEAAAARRGDGQLASCIVTPDPYLYFARLTQWWVQHMRPARPAATVHPTASVAPDAQLGAGVDVGPFAVIESGARIGAGARIGAHTVVEHHAVVGEGTRLAPRVVLGYDCVVGARSLIHSGVVIGADGFGFAPTKGDNGMKWVKIEQLGAVRIGDDVEIGANTCVDRGALGDTVIDDGAIIDNLVQIAHNVKIGKGTAVAGAVAIAGSAEIGANCIIAGAARINGHIKITDGVQIGPTANISNSIDKPGAYAGMWPFEEAASWQKNAAALRGLYELRQRVRALEKKTT; via the coding sequence ATGAAACAGGTAACGGTTGCAGACCTGATCGCCGCCTTGGGCGGCGTTTCTGTTGGTGCGTCGCAGACGGCCTTGCAGCGCATCGCGCCGCTGGAGGAAGCCGGTGCGGACGCCATCGCATTTCTTTCCAACCCCAAATACGCCTCGCAACTGGCCACCACGCAGGCCGCTTGTGTCATTGTGGCGCCTGCCATGCAGGAGGCTGCAGCGGCCCGCCGTGGCGATGGCCAGCTGGCCAGCTGCATCGTCACGCCCGACCCCTATCTCTACTTTGCCCGGCTGACCCAATGGTGGGTGCAGCACATGCGGCCGGCGCGTCCGGCGGCAACGGTTCATCCCACCGCCAGCGTCGCACCGGATGCGCAGCTGGGCGCCGGTGTGGACGTGGGCCCTTTTGCGGTGATTGAATCCGGCGCCCGCATCGGCGCGGGTGCCCGCATCGGTGCCCACACGGTGGTGGAACATCATGCGGTGGTGGGTGAAGGCACCCGTCTGGCGCCGCGCGTGGTGCTGGGTTATGACTGCGTGGTGGGCGCTCGTTCGCTGATCCACAGCGGCGTGGTCATCGGCGCTGACGGCTTCGGCTTCGCACCCACCAAGGGCGACAACGGCATGAAGTGGGTCAAGATCGAGCAACTGGGTGCGGTGCGCATCGGCGATGACGTCGAGATCGGCGCCAACACCTGCGTGGACCGCGGCGCGCTGGGCGACACCGTCATCGATGACGGCGCCATCATCGACAACCTGGTTCAAATCGCTCACAACGTGAAGATCGGCAAGGGCACCGCCGTCGCTGGCGCGGTGGCCATTGCCGGCAGCGCCGAGATCGGCGCCAATTGCATCATCGCGGGTGCCGCCCGCATCAACGGTCACATCAAGATCACCGACGGTGTGCAGATCGGCCCCACGGCCAACATCAGCAACAGCATCGACAAGCCCGGTGCCTACGCCGGCATGTGGCCTTTTGAGGAAGCCGCATCCTGGCAGAAGAATGCCGCCGCCTTGCGTGGGCTCTATGAGCTGCGCCAGCGCGTGCGTGCCCTGGAAAAGAAGACGACATGA
- the ispC gene encoding 1-deoxy-D-xylulose-5-phosphate reductoisomerase, whose amino-acid sequence MTASLRSPQQVCVLGSTGSIGTNTLDVIARHPDRYRVFALSAMSRVDELLAQCLAHQPRFAVLPDATLAATLRQRLADAGSKTEVLDGLQALSDIAAHPDVDAVMAAIVGAAGLAPAMAAARAGKRLLLANKEAIVLGGALFMRAVEQGGATLLPIDSEHSAIFQCLPEDRATWHQRIDHIVLTASGGPFRQRDPATLADVTPDQACAHPNWVMGRKISVDSATMMNKALEVIEARWLFNLQPEQVKVLIHPQSIIHSMVVCRDNSVLAQLGTPDMRVPIAYGLSFPERITSGASRLDLLATPGLSFEEADERRFPGLHLSWRALRSAEGSTAVLNAANEEAVAAFLNRGLRFDQICQVNRDALDAVQPQAGEVESVEGLLTLDTRARRHAQALIQRLSSTT is encoded by the coding sequence ATGACTGCTTCCCTCCGTTCTCCGCAGCAGGTGTGTGTGCTGGGTTCCACCGGCTCCATCGGCACCAACACGCTGGACGTCATCGCGCGCCATCCGGACCGTTATCGCGTGTTTGCGCTGTCGGCCATGAGCCGGGTGGATGAGCTGCTGGCCCAGTGCCTGGCCCATCAACCGCGGTTTGCGGTGCTGCCGGACGCCACGCTGGCGGCCACGCTCCGTCAGCGCCTGGCCGATGCCGGCAGCAAGACCGAGGTGCTGGACGGGCTTCAGGCACTGTCCGACATCGCCGCCCATCCCGACGTGGATGCGGTGATGGCAGCCATCGTCGGCGCTGCTGGCCTCGCGCCGGCCATGGCCGCCGCACGCGCCGGCAAGCGGCTGCTGCTGGCCAACAAGGAAGCCATCGTGCTGGGCGGCGCGCTCTTCATGCGTGCGGTGGAGCAGGGCGGTGCCACGCTGCTGCCGATCGACTCCGAACATTCCGCCATCTTCCAGTGCCTGCCGGAAGACCGTGCCACCTGGCACCAGCGCATCGACCACATCGTGCTGACCGCCTCGGGCGGCCCCTTCCGCCAGCGTGATCCCGCCACCCTGGCCGACGTCACGCCGGACCAGGCCTGCGCCCATCCCAATTGGGTGATGGGACGCAAGATCTCGGTGGATTCCGCCACCATGATGAACAAGGCCCTGGAGGTCATCGAGGCCCGGTGGCTGTTCAACCTGCAGCCGGAGCAGGTGAAGGTGCTGATCCATCCGCAGAGCATCATCCATTCGATGGTGGTCTGCCGCGACAACTCGGTGCTGGCCCAATTGGGGACGCCCGACATGCGGGTGCCCATCGCCTATGGGCTGTCCTTCCCGGAACGCATCACCTCCGGCGCCAGCCGTCTCGACCTGCTGGCCACGCCAGGCCTGAGCTTCGAAGAAGCCGATGAACGGCGCTTCCCGGGCTTGCATCTGTCCTGGCGGGCGCTGCGGTCGGCGGAAGGCAGCACGGCGGTGCTGAATGCCGCGAACGAAGAAGCGGTGGCCGCATTCCTGAATCGGGGTCTGCGTTTTGACCAGATCTGCCAGGTCAACCGTGATGCCCTGGACGCGGTGCAGCCGCAGGCGGGTGAGGTGGAGAGTGTCGAGGGGCTGCTGACCCTGGACACCCGCGCCCGGCGCCATGCCCAAGCGCTGATCCAGCGACTGTCGAGCACCACCTGA
- the rseP gene encoding RIP metalloprotease RseP, which yields MYTALAFVVTLGVLIIFHEWGHYRMARACGVKVLRFSLGFGPVLGRWQKGPDGTEFVLSLLPLGGYVRLLDDRFDAVPPDQLHTSLNRKSLWQRSAIVLAGPVANLVLAVLLFAAAGMVGQDEPKAVLGSPQPGSLAEQAGLRPGDWVQAWSEDGQDWQDIRGMSDVTWQLARAVGDRRPLYLSVSHGEGHSRRQIQLDTQSLGSRDLDAANLRRIGLGGVWMEPVLGSIVNGSPAEAAGLHPGDRVLSVNDKPITDLAAFQQAVRASLVEGCVQPMRLVLLRGGEPLERTLTPRLEGAGGQFIPRIGVGFGGTPEMVTVHYGPVEAVVQGLTRTWQFSTHSLKTLWHMLTGESSVKNLSSFITIADYAGQSARLGAAAFLGFLASVSVSLGVLNLLPVPMLDGGHLMYYLFEGLSGRPVSERWRRQLERAGIAVLLLMMSLALFNDLTRQRVRTETSACPDSCLSQCAPK from the coding sequence ATGTATACCGCGCTTGCTTTCGTGGTCACCCTCGGGGTGCTGATCATTTTCCACGAATGGGGGCACTACCGCATGGCCCGCGCTTGTGGGGTCAAGGTGCTGCGTTTTTCGTTGGGCTTTGGTCCAGTGCTGGGCCGCTGGCAAAAGGGGCCGGACGGGACCGAATTCGTGTTGAGCCTGTTGCCGCTGGGCGGATATGTCCGCCTGCTGGACGACCGCTTTGATGCGGTGCCGCCGGACCAGTTGCACACCTCGCTCAACCGCAAGTCGCTGTGGCAGCGCTCGGCCATTGTGCTGGCCGGCCCGGTGGCCAATCTGGTGCTGGCGGTGCTGCTGTTTGCTGCGGCCGGCATGGTGGGGCAGGACGAGCCCAAGGCAGTGCTGGGATCCCCCCAGCCGGGCAGCCTGGCGGAACAGGCGGGGCTGCGTCCGGGTGACTGGGTGCAGGCCTGGTCGGAGGATGGCCAGGACTGGCAGGACATCCGCGGCATGTCCGATGTCACCTGGCAACTGGCGCGTGCGGTGGGGGATCGGCGCCCGCTTTACCTTAGCGTGAGCCATGGCGAAGGCCACAGCCGCCGACAGATCCAACTCGATACCCAAAGCCTGGGCAGCCGCGATCTGGATGCCGCCAACCTGCGCCGCATCGGCCTGGGCGGCGTCTGGATGGAGCCGGTGCTGGGGAGCATCGTCAACGGCAGCCCGGCCGAAGCGGCGGGTCTGCATCCCGGTGACCGGGTGCTGTCTGTCAATGACAAGCCCATCACGGATTTGGCCGCCTTCCAGCAAGCTGTCCGCGCTTCGCTGGTGGAGGGCTGCGTGCAGCCGATGCGCCTGGTGCTTCTGCGGGGCGGGGAGCCCCTGGAGCGCACACTCACCCCTCGTCTGGAGGGGGCGGGTGGACAGTTCATCCCGCGCATCGGGGTGGGGTTCGGCGGAACACCGGAGATGGTCACGGTGCACTACGGTCCGGTGGAGGCGGTGGTGCAAGGCCTGACCCGCACCTGGCAGTTCAGCACCCACTCCCTCAAGACCCTCTGGCACATGCTGACGGGTGAATCCTCGGTAAAGAATCTCAGCAGCTTCATCACCATCGCAGACTATGCGGGTCAGTCCGCTCGTCTGGGAGCCGCAGCATTCCTGGGTTTTCTGGCCAGCGTCAGTGTCAGCCTCGGGGTGCTCAACCTGCTGCCAGTGCCGATGCTCGATGGCGGACACCTGATGTATTATCTTTTCGAGGGTCTGAGTGGCCGCCCAGTCTCCGAGCGGTGGCGCAGGCAGCTGGAACGTGCTGGTATCGCCGTCCTGCTGCTGATGATGAGTCTGGCCCTTTTCAACGATCTGACCCGCCAGCGGGTCCGCACTGAAACTTCCGCATGTCCCGATTCCTGCCTGAGCCAATGCGCCCCCAAGTGA
- the lpxB gene encoding lipid-A-disaccharide synthase — protein sequence MATPTDPRLGLVAGEASGDLLASLLLQALQSRWPGLTSAGIGGPRMQALGFQAWWPSHKLSIFGYWDALKNIRELLSIRRQLGDRLIQERPSAFVGVDAPDFNFGLEQRLREAGIKTVHFVCPSIWAWRAERVHTIQRSADHVLCLFPFEPELLQRHGIEATYVGHPLADKIPMEPPREAARQQLDLPADATVVALLPGSRRSELHYIFPPVLDAARRMLAERPGLRLVVPVAPGQRELAEALVRAHGHGLPLTLLDGQAHEALAACDLTLVASGTATLEAALFKRPMVIAYKLHWFNAWRMKGKALLPWVGLPNVLARETLVPECLQDDCTGERIAREGLAWLDDAPRRERLRERFIQIHETLRCNTAQRAGDAIAKILGA from the coding sequence ATGGCCACTCCCACGGACCCTCGACTGGGCCTGGTGGCCGGCGAGGCCTCCGGGGACCTGCTGGCCAGCCTGCTGCTGCAGGCGCTGCAGTCGCGTTGGCCCGGCCTCACCAGTGCCGGCATTGGTGGCCCGAGGATGCAGGCGCTGGGTTTCCAGGCCTGGTGGCCCAGCCACAAACTGTCGATCTTCGGTTATTGGGATGCGCTCAAGAACATCCGCGAGCTGCTGTCCATCCGTCGGCAACTTGGTGACCGGTTGATCCAGGAGCGTCCGTCGGCCTTTGTCGGCGTGGATGCGCCGGACTTCAATTTTGGCCTGGAGCAGCGCCTGCGCGAGGCCGGCATCAAGACGGTCCACTTTGTCTGCCCGTCCATCTGGGCCTGGCGGGCGGAGCGGGTCCACACCATCCAGCGCAGTGCCGACCATGTGCTGTGCCTGTTCCCCTTCGAGCCCGAACTGCTGCAGCGCCACGGCATCGAGGCCACCTACGTGGGCCATCCGTTGGCCGACAAGATCCCGATGGAGCCGCCGCGCGAGGCGGCCCGTCAGCAGCTGGATCTGCCAGCGGATGCCACGGTGGTGGCGCTGCTGCCGGGCAGTCGCCGCAGCGAGCTCCACTACATCTTCCCGCCCGTGCTGGATGCGGCCCGCCGCATGCTGGCGGAGCGGCCCGGCCTGCGGCTGGTGGTGCCGGTGGCCCCCGGCCAGCGCGAACTGGCCGAGGCGCTGGTGCGTGCGCATGGCCACGGCCTGCCGCTGACACTGCTGGACGGCCAGGCGCATGAAGCCCTGGCGGCCTGTGATCTCACCCTGGTGGCCAGCGGCACGGCCACGCTGGAGGCAGCGCTGTTCAAGCGGCCCATGGTGATTGCCTACAAGCTGCACTGGTTCAATGCCTGGCGCATGAAAGGCAAGGCCCTGCTGCCCTGGGTCGGCCTGCCCAATGTGCTGGCCCGTGAGACGCTGGTGCCGGAATGCCTGCAGGACGACTGCACCGGTGAGAGGATCGCTCGGGAAGGCCTGGCCTGGCTGGACGACGCCCCGCGTCGTGAACGGCTGCGCGAGCGCTTTATCCAGATCCACGAGACGCTGCGCTGCAATACCGCGCAAAGGGCGGGCGATGCGATCGCGAAAATCCTTGGCGCCTGA